The nucleotide window GATTTAAATGAACCGTTACGATCTAGTATTGCTGGGACTCATTCTTGAGCATGAACGCAGTGGTTATGACATTATCACGGAAATCCGCGATAGAGAGCTCGACCGCTGGGCGAAGATTAGCACATCGACCGTTTACAATAGACTGATTACGCTTGAAAAAAACGAATGCATTGTGGGACATTCCGAACGTGATGGAAACCGCCCGGAACGCATGGTGTTCAACATTACCGATAAGGGGAGGGAAGTGCTCCGCAAGGAAGTCCTCAAGCACTTGACTGGATTCAATGACGATCCGCGCACGCTTGGCTTTGCTTTCCTCTTTGGTGCCGACAACAAGGAAGTCATTCGTACGCTCGAAGTGCATGAAAGACGTTTGGTTCAGGAAATCGAAAACCTTGAAAAGATGATTGCCGAAGAACCGCGCCCGACGCTTTACCCGGAAGGCCCGTTCCTCAACTGCATGAGCCGTGACCACATTTTGGTGGAGCTCAAGTACGTGCGTGCCGCCATCGGCATTTTGCGCGACCCGGTCCGCAGCCAGAAACTCGGCGGTTATTTCTACATCAATTTCGGAAGTAGAGAATTCGAAAAGTTTAATGAGTAGTTTTTAGTAGACAGTAGACGGTAGGAAGTAGACAGTTTTTTCGTCTTTTCACTTCCTACTTCTAACTTCCTACTTCCTACTATTTCTAAATTTACCTCGCAAAAGTTTTAACGGTTTCTGATAGGGTTCCTAACCACTAATCACCAACCACTAATCACTTTTTACAACACCCCTCTCTAACGGAGATAAAATGGCTACAAAAACAGTGAAGAAGAGCGCTGCAAAGAAGGCCCCGGCAAAGAAGCCCGCAAAGGCCGCTGCCCCGAAGTATGGCTACTTTGATGACGCTGCAAAAGAATACGTGCTCACCACCCCGGCAACCCCGATCAAGTGGTGCAACTACGTCGGTACTCTCAATTTCGGCGGTATCGTCGATACGACCGGCGGCACTCTCGTTTGCAAAGGCGACCCGGCTCTCAACCGTATCACCAAGTACATTGCACAGATGCCGTGCTCTGACTTCAAGGCCAGCACTATCTACATCCGTATCAAGGATGGCAAGAACTACAAGATTTTCTCCCCGTTCTACGTTCCGACTCTCGTCAAGCTCGACAAGTGGGAATGCCACGTGGGTCTTTCCTACATGCGCTGGATTGCCGAAGTTTACGGCCTCCGCGTTCAGGTGACGATTTTTGTTCCGACGGGCTCCAACACTCTCCTCCAGGACATCCAGGTGACCAACATCGCCGGTGGCTCTAAGGAAGTGGACATTATCCCGGTTTATGAATTCAGCCACTTCGAAGCTGAAAAGCAGCTCACGAACGCCGACTGGGTTCCGCAGACCATGACCCTCAAGGGCCACTGGGAAAAGGACGGCCACGTTGTTTTGGAACAGTACGCTTACATGAAGCGCGATTACGCCGTGAACTACGTTACTGCTGACTGCAAGGTCGGTTCCTTCGATGGCGACCGCCGCGTGTTCCTCGGCCAGAACGAAATGGGTTCCTGGGCAAATCCGCTCAGCCTCCAGAACAAGGAACTTGCAAACAGCGAATGCGACCGTGGCGACAACATTGCCGCTCTCATGATCCACGCTGGCAAGATTGCGGCCAAGAAGACTTTCCGTACCTGCACCCAGCTCGGTCAGGAACAGAGCCTTAAGGTTGCAGCCAAGGCTATCAAGAAGTACCGTGACCTCAAGAACGTCGATAAGGCTTTCGAAGAACTCGCCAAGTTCTGGGAAAACTACCTCTCTACAATCCAGGTCAACACTCCGGATGCAGCTTTCAACTCCATGGTGAACGTGCACAACCCGCGTCAGTGCCACACCACCAAGAACTGGAGCCGCTACCTGTCCCTCTACCAGTTGGGCTACGGCACCAGCCGCGGTATCGGTTACCGTGACTCCAGCCAGGACCTCATGGGCGTGATGAGCCACATGCCGGAAGAAGCTCTCGTCCTTACGAAGAACCTCCTCTCCGTACAGCGTCCGGAAGGTAACGCTATGCACCAGTACGCTCCGCTTGCCCTCGAAGAAGACAACGGCAACGAAGCTAACGCCGGTGACTCCCGCGAAAAGAAGGGCGTGCTCGACGAAAACGGCAACCCGGCTTACGCAGACTGGTACGGCGATGACCACCTCTGGATCGTCCTCACTGTTGCTAACTACCTCAGAGAAACGGGTAAGATGGAACTCCTCGACGAGGAAATTCCGTTCTACGAAGCTGGCAAGAAGCGCGCTCAGCGTGAAAAGGGCACTGTCCTTGAACACTTGAAGCGTTCTGTCAAGTTCTCTCGCGAACACCTCGGTAAGCACGGTCTTCCGCTCCTCGGCTTTGCTGACTGGAACGACTGCATGAACCTCCCGCTCGGTGCAGAATCTACGTTCAACACTGCTTTGTACGCAAAGGCTTTGCTCGAAATGATGGGCATTGAAGAAGCTCTCGGCGACAAGGAAGCCGTTGAAATGTACAAGGGCTGGTACGAAGATGTCAAGAAGGCATTCAACGACAGCGCTTGGGACGGCAAGTGGTGGACTCGTTGGTTCGACAAGGACGGCAACGGCTACGGCGTTTCCTCTGCCAAGTACGGCAAGATTTACTGCAACGGCCAGTCTTGGCCGGTCATCTCCGGCATTGCATTCGGCGACCGCGCTGTGCAGGGCATGGACAGCTTGAACAAACTCCTCAACACCAAGTACGGCGTGAAGAGCTCTACTCCGGGTTACCGTGGCTTTGAACCGGCTGTCGGTGGCATCTCCACCTATCCTCCTGGAGCAAAGGAAAACGGCGGTATCTTCCTCCACACGAACCCGTGGGTGATGATTGCCGAAACGATTCTCGGCCGTGGCGACAAGGCTTTCGAATACTACTGCCAGATCAACCCGGCTTCCAAGAACGGCATCCTCGACATCTTCGAATCTGAACCATATTGCTATCCGCAGAACATCCTCGGTGACGAACACAAGCAGTTCGGTATGGGCCGTAATGCATGGCTCTCCGGTACAAGCTCTTGGACTTACCAGGCTGCAACGCAGTTCATCATCGGTATCCGTGCAAGCTTCGACGGCCTCGTTGTCGATCCTTGCATCCCGAGCGCATGGGCTGGCTTCGAAGCCACCCGTAAGTTCCGCGGTGCTACCTACCAGATCACCGTGAAGAACCCGAACCACGTCTGCAAGGGTGTGGCAAAGATGGTTGTTGACGGTCAGGAAATCGATTCCAACGTCGCACCGGTCTTTACGAAGGGTGTGCACAAGGTCGAAGTGACTTTGGGTTAAGAAACACATATAGCCGTCGCGATAGTTCGTCAATCTCGCCCTCACGTAGGAAACTACGCTACGGGCGATCTTTCCTGCTCTCGCTAGGCTCTCTGTGTTTCTTGAATGAGAAGATTCGTTCTAATCCAAATTCGGAATTTAAGAGTCTGCTTCCAACGAAGCAGACTTTTTGTTTTGCTCTCGCTAGGCTCTCTACGTTTCTTTAATCAATTCACGTTTTTGAGCGCCAGTCACTCACGAGGCTGGTGTTTTTTTATCCATCTATTTTGTATATATAAATTATGGCATCTTTTTTCAGAAATTACTTGGTTAAGTTTGCGCTTATGGCGGCGATAGCCTTATGGGCGGGGTGCAGCGAGGCGGATAAGAATGCGGAAAAATCTACGGAACAGGAAAACACCGTATTTGAGTTTCCTGTGGACTCGAAATATGTGACATTAAAAATCCCTTTCCGTCCTATTCAATTTCAAGATTCTCTATTTGATGCTAATGGAGTTTCAATACAAGTTTTTAAAGACTATTCTGTAGAGAGTTCTTTAGTTTATAACGATGATGTTGAAAAAATCGCTCAAATTATTCACAAAGAAAGCAAATCCATTTATGAAATTTTTGATTCGTTTTACAAAAAAGAAACTTGTCACGAATTGTATGAAGTGTCTTTATCTTTAAAAGTTTCCTTAGGGACTAATGGTGTTGTTGATAAAGTCAAAAAATCATCTTCTCTCTATGCCGATCAGAATTTTACAAATAAAATTATTGAATATGTAAAGCAAATCAATTTTCAGGACGTTGGGCGAAATAATATTTTATTGTCTATTAATTTTTGCCGTCCCTTTATAGATGCGAACGATTTTAATGCGCTTTTACATGATTTACAATGGAAGGAATATTCTATAAGGAAAACAAATGGTGCAGTGAGTGCACCAACGAGCGACGAAATGAAATCTGCTGGTGGTGATGAACATGATAAAGATTCAATTTTAAAGGTCATTCGCCAACGGACTCCTGGATTGCGCCACATTTACAATAAACATTTAAGGAAAAATCGCGCAAAAGCATGTTTAAAGAACAATCAAGACAACAGCAAACCTGATTTTAACGGGATGATTGTTTTTAAGTTGAATATAAACGATGATGGCTCTGTTCAAAAAGCAGAAATTCAATCTTCGAATACCGGCAATAAGGATTTTGATGACGAAGTCAAGAGAGCTTTAAGCCATTGGAAATTCCTGAAGATGAATTCAAGCGAAGTCGTTACATTCCCGTTAGTGTTTTTTGAAAATACTACACCTTATAAGAAACCGACTTATCCCGAAATTCGCATATAAACGCAAAGCACGCGGCTCACGGTATAGCCGGACTTGAGGAGAGACTTGAGCATGGGCACGACGTTTATGGTGCAAATCCAGTCGCTGTCATCAAATTTTCCTTTCCAGCTCTTGGACGAACCGTTGTCAAATATGTCCTTGATCATGGATTCGTAGTAGGGTAGAAATTTACCCGAAAGAACGTCTTTCAGAGATTTGTTAACGATTTCGTCTGTGCTTGCAAAACCGCCGTCCGTTGCAAAAGCGTTGTTGCATCCGAGAATAGTGAAGTTGCGGTCAACCCAGAAAATACCGATGTTCGGGAAATTGAAAAGCGAATTTATCAGAGATTCTTCAACGCCGCTCTTCATCAGGAACGGAATTTCAGGAGATGTTTCTACGCGGCGGGCCGAACCCATCATTACAATGCGGTCTTCGTCATCGGGAGCGAGGTGCCCGCGGAAATCGTACCACACAAGATTCTTTTCGCTGTTCCAGCAACGAATCTTGAGTGTGCCAAAGCGTGCGTTTTCATTAGCGAGGCGATTGAGCTGGCTCTGTTCGTCAAGCAAGTGGCCTTTATCATCGTAGGCTGCTTCGCCGCCCGCTTTCATCATGCATTCGTTCATCACGCGTTCAAGCAGTTTAAAATCGTCTGCGGGCATGAGCGTTTCGATGTCAACAACACCACCGGAACGAGGTACATCGCGATAGTCATCGTCCATCATTGGCGTAAGGAGGTACAGCTGTCTGCTTTCGAAATCGAATTTCCACAAGAAGTCGCCCGTGTTGCGGAGCAGGGATTTTAGCTTTGTTTCGGCTTCGTCAAGGCGGTGTTGGTTTTCAACGGTGTTCGAGATGTTTTTGATTAAGCAGATGTAACGCGATTCGTCCATGGAAAGTCGCTGGTGTTTACAGCGCATTTCAAACCAGAGCATGGTTCCGTCATCGCGCTTGTACGAAAACATGAACGGCATTTCGGGGTGCTTGTCGATGTCGTCAAAATAAAGTTTGAGTCGAGCCCAGTCTTTGGGTGGCAAAATGTCTCTAAACAGGCGGTCTTTGCTCAAATTGTCAAACAACGGGTCCGACATGAACTGCGGCAGCGAACTGATGAATTCGAATTTATCCGAAAGAACGACGATGAATTCACCGAGGTTCCCTGCAAAAAGGGTGTAAAGTCTTTGCCTTTTCCAATAGTCGAGCAATAGCAAAATTGTGACAATCAGCAAAAGCAAAAGTACTGTGCAAACGTAGCACCAACCAACAGACCAATCAATAGAGTTCATCATACGTTTATAAAATAATCATTTTTGGAGATGCAAGGCAAGAGGCGGAATATTTTATTGTTTCGAAAAGATTGTTTTGGACGTTTTGGGTGTTTTTTTATACCTTTAATATATCTTTAGTAAGTCTCAAAATACATTAGCTTGGCTCTCGATGTCCGAAATACAACTCTCGCCGAAAATAAAAATGCTCTTTTCTTTGTTGCGTTCCGCTTTGACGGGAACAGAATGTGAAGGTTCTTGTTCACCAAAGGAGTGGGCTAAGGTGTATGCTCTTGCTGCGCAACAGTGCGTTGTAGGACTGGCGTATCGCGGAATTAGCTTCTTGCCTGCAGCAAATCGACCTTCGCTTGAGTTATTGCTCCAGTGGGCGAGTGAAGCCGAAACGATTCAAGGGCATAATCGCTTGTTGAATGAGGGTGCTGCACGCTTGACTAAAATGTTTGCGGCCAAAGGTTTTCGTAGCGCCATTCTTAAAGGGCCTGCGAATGCAAGACTTTATCCTGACCCGTTTGCAAGGCAATGCGGTGATATCGACATTTGGGTTGAAGGCGGTCAACAGAAAGTGGCTGATTTGTTACAAAGCATGGGACTGTACAAGAGTTTTCCCAAAATTAGTTGGTACGATTATAAAGCTTATCGAAAAGAATTGCATGAATTGTGTCAGCGTTTGTCATGGCATCATATTCATTTGCATCAAAAGATAGATGGTGTGTCTGTTGAAGTTCATTTTAGGCCATCGTCTGCAATCAATAACCCGGTTGCTAATAGACGGTTGCAACGCTTTTTGGAACAAGAAATAAAAACAACCGAATTTGTTGCTGAAGGCTTTTATGTGCCGTCTCTGAAGTTTGCGTTGGTCATGCAACTGGCTCATATCCTGCATCATTTTGTTACTTCTGGCATCGGTTTAAAACAGCTTATAGATTACTATGTGCTTTTGCAGAATGTTTCGGAAAAAGATCGTATCGAGGTTTCTTCGATGTTACATCGATTTGGATTGTCCAGAACAGCTTCTGCAGTAATGTGGGTTTTGGAATACATTTTCAAACTAGATCCGCAAAAGATGCTTTGTGAACCGAATTGTAAATTGGGAACGGTTTTATTACAAGAAATCTTTAAAGGGGGCGCATTCGGTTCTTACGCACCAAGGCAAAAGCGACGTGCTTTTTTCAAATGGTTTGCAAGAATGCACCGTCCGTTGCAATTGTTTATGTTTGATCCGGTAGAAGTATTTTGGAGCTTTATCCATAACTGGATTGAATTTGTACGTTTGATTCCTGTTCGTCTTAAAGCGAGAAAGCTATCCTTGAAAGGATATTGGTCTTGATGGCGCGTTAAAATTCTGATGCCTAGCGATATGCTTTTAACTTTGCTGCGTTCTGCATTGACTGGTGTTGAGCCAGAGTGTTCTTGTTCGCCAGACGAATGGGCTGAAGTATATGCATCTGCAGTAAAACAGTGCGTTGTTGGGCTTGCATATCAGGGCGTTTGCCGTTTGCCCGCATCGAAGTGTCCGCCACGTGCGATTTTGATGCGGTGGGCGAGAAATGCCGAAGCGATTAAGGGACATAACCAGTTGTTGAACGACATCTCGGCTCGTTTGACGGCAACATTTGCGGCAGAAGTATTCTGCAGTGCTATTCTTAAAGGACCCGCCAATGCAAGACTTTACCCTTACCGTTTGGCAAGGCAATGTGGTGATATTGATATATGGGTTGAAGGCGGAAGGCAAAAAGTAATAGACTTGCTGCAACGTTTGGGATTGTTCAAGGTCCCACCGAAAATTAGTTGGTTTGATTATAAAGCTTATCGCGAAAGTTTGCGTGAAAACATATCTGTATCTACACCTCATCACATCCATTTGAAACAAACGATTGATGGTATTATGATTGAAGTTCATTTTAAACCATCATCAGGAATTTTCAACCCGATTGCAAATAAACGATTGCAACGGTTTTTGGAACAGGAAATTGAAAAAAGCGAAAAGGTTGCAGAAGGATTTTGCGTTCCTTCGGTAAAGTTTGCGTTGGTTATGCAGCTTTCTCATATCCAACATCATTTTTTTACAGATGGTATTGGGTTAAAACAACTTGTTGATTATTACGTTCTTTTACAACAGGCTTCGGATGATGAGCGAGCGGACGTTTCTGCCTTATTGCCTCGCTTTGGCATGTACAGGACTGCGGCCGCATTGATGGGACTTTTAAAAAATATTTTTGGCCTAGAAAAACAGAAAATGCTTTGTACGCCCAATTACAAATCGGGAGAAAGATTCTTACGCGATGTGTTAAATGGCGGTGTTTTTGGCTGTGTTGCGGAAAGAAAAAAGCATGGTTTCTTGATGGAATGGATAAGCTATATGTTTCTCCCGTTCCAATTATTTTGGCTTGACCCCATAGAAGTTTTTTGGAGTGTTGTCGCAAAATGGATTGGCTTTTTGCGGTCTATTTCTATTCGGCTTAGAGCTAGAAAATTAGTGGTGAGGACACTTTTGCAAAAAGATAAAGCTGTTGCGTAAGTGTAAAATGTCGCAATAGGAATAAAAAACACCTCCGTCAAAGCAGAGGTGTTTAAGGTTCCGGCTCTAGGTCGGAATGACAAAGTTATTCGGCGAAGAATTCCTTGGCCTTGGCGACGACGTCTTCGACCTTGACCATAGTGAACTGCTTTTCGTTGCGGAACTTCCATTCGACTTCGCCGTTCACGAGGCCCTTCTTGCCGATGGCGATGCGCACCGGAGAACCCCACAGGTCGGCGTCCTTGAACTTCACGCCCGGACGTTCGTCGCGGTCGTCCACGAGCACGTCGATGCCGGCGGCTTCGAGTTCCTTTTCGAACTTCTCGGCGAGTTCCACGAGTTCGGCTTCCTTGCCGATCGGGACGATTTCCACCTGGAACGGAGCGATGGACTTGGGCCAAATCGGTCCGAAGTCATCGTGACTGTTTTCCACGACAGAGGCCATCAGGCGGCCCACGCCGATGCCGTAGCAGCCCATGATGGCGGGAGCGGTGGTCTTTTCGGCGGTGAGGAACTTGGCGCCCATAGATTCAGAGAACTTGGTGCCGAGTTTGAAGATGTTGCCCATTTCGATGCCGCGAGTTTCTGTGAGGAGTTCGCCGCAGCAGGGGCACTTGCAGACTTCGGAAGCTTCGGCGATGTCGGCCACTTCGAACTTCGGGAAGTCGCGCTTCGGGTTGCAATGCTTGAAGTGGTAGCCTTCTTCGTTCGCGCCCGTCACGAGGTCGAAGGAATCGGCAATCGCTTCGTCCACGATGATGCGGGTGTCGTGAGCGTTGATCGGGGAAGCAAAGCCCGGAACCATGCCGCAGGCCTTGATGAGGCTGTCTTCGGCCGGATAGAGTTCCTTCGCCTTGAGCAAGTTGTGGAGCTTGATTTCGGAAACGTCGAGGTTGCCCGGAACCACGACCGTGATGAGCTTGCCTTCGAAGTCGAAGAACACGCACTTGGCGGTGGATTCGGCAGGCACGTTCAGGAACTTGGTGATTTCTTCGATGCTTTCGCTGTTCGGCGTAGCGACCTTTTCGAGAGCGGCATTTTCGTTGCCCTTGAACGGCACGCGCTGGAACTTGGCGATTTCGCGGTTGGCCTGGTAGCCGCACTTCTTGCAGAGAATCAAGTAGTCTTCACCGTTCGGAGTGTCGAGCATAAATTCGTGAGCGACCTTACCGCCCATGATACCCGTATCGCTCTGCACCACCACTGGTTCAATGCCCACGCGACGGTAAATGCGGAGGTAGGCGTCGTATTCTTCCTGGTAGTGACGGTCCAGGTCTTCCTGGCTGGTGTGGAAGCTGTAGGCATCCTTCATCAGGAATTCGCGGACGCGGATAAGGCCGCCGCGGGCACGAGCTTCGTCACGGTACTTGGTCTTGAACTGGTAGAGCATCACCGGCAGTTGCTTGTAGCTGTTGAGCACGTAGCGCACGAGGTCGGTCATGGCTTCTTCGTGGGTCATGGCGAGCACCATGTTGTGGTTGTTGCGGTCCTTGAAGCGGAGCAGTTCTTCGCCAATGGCCTGGTAACGGCCCGATTCGCTCCAGAGTTCGGCAGTCTGCACCACCGGCAAATCGACCTCGATACCGCCGATCTTGTTCATTTCTTCGCGGATGATGTTCACGATCTTCTGGATCACGCGGAAACCCATCGGCATCATGGAGTAGATACCGGTAGAGACGGGCTTGATGTAGCCGCCGCGCATGAGGAAGATGTGGGAGGGCATGGTGGCATCGCTCGGCGTTTCGCGGAGCGTCACGTAAAAGTACTTGGAGAGTTTCATTGTTTTTGCCTTTTGAAATTTTACGGCGTAAATGTAGAAATTAGAGTAGAGACTAGAGACGAGAGACGAGAGAATAGTAATCTTATTGAATGTATTTTTTTATTTTGCATCCATGGAATTTTTAAATAGGTTGCGGGAAAAATCCGCTGTTAAAAAAACGGAGAAGTTTTTCCCGGCATTCGCTTTTTTAGGCGGATTCAGTTGGGATTCGATGACCATCGGGAGTAAGGTTTACGGCTCGGACCTGATCTTTTTGTCTTTTTACTATATCCTAGCGCTATTTTCGATATCTTTTATAGCCACACGAAAAGTTGTTGATGGTTGTGACAACGTAAATAATGCGGATTCCAATACTAAAATTCTTCAAAATTTTTACCACAGGATTTTGTCTTATGAATGGCCGCAAACATGGATTGACCGGTTGACTTGGCTTGTGCAATTTTGCTTTGGAAACCTCTATAGCGCCCTTGTTATTTGCTATTTCAAAAGTTCGGGGTCCATCGCATCGTTAATCATTGTGTTGGTGCTTGCAACTTTGCTTGTCGGCAATGAATTCTTGAAAGAAAAGTATGAAAACTTTGGAGTTTGCCTTGCATTTTTCTGCTTGCTCGGGACGATGTTCTTTAACTTCTTGATTCCGCACTTGGTTCATGGAATGGGAACATTCTGGTTCTTTTTGAGTACGCTTTTGTCCGCAGGAATTTGCTATTTACTTTGGATGAAATTTTCGCTAAAATCTTCGAATGATGTCTCGCGTCACAAGCGTTTTTTGATCGCGCCTATATCCATTAGTTTTGTCCTAATAATAGCGTATCTCGCCAACTGGATAGCACCTGTTCCGCTCGTTTTAAAGCAGCAAATCGTTTGCAAAAATTTCGACCGCGAAACGTATTCATGTGATGTAGATAAATTAGACTTTTGGCAACGGACGGGGCTCAAAGGCGCTACAATCCACAAAGAAGACGGTGATGAAATTTATTTTATGTCTTCGGTTTATGCGCCTGCGGAACTCAAGGCTCCGATTGAATTTCGTTGGTACTACAAAGAACCTTCCACAAATAAATTTAAATTAACGGATAAAATTACATCGAGCCGGATGATTATTCGAGGTGGACGAGATCAAGGTTACCGAAGCTATTCCAAAAAGAAAAACATCCCGTCTGGGATCTATCGGGTAGAAACGGCGTATAAAGACGGTGCTGTAATCGGCTCTGAAAACTTCGAAGTACTCGAAGGTCTCCCCAAATTGGGGTTTGTTCGTGATTCTTTGCA belongs to Fibrobacter succinogenes and includes:
- a CDS encoding DUF2914 domain-containing protein encodes the protein MSYEWPQTWIDRLTWLVQFCFGNLYSALVICYFKSSGSIASLIIVLVLATLLVGNEFLKEKYENFGVCLAFFCLLGTMFFNFLIPHLVHGMGTFWFFLSTLLSAGICYLLWMKFSLKSSNDVSRHKRFLIAPISISFVLIIAYLANWIAPVPLVLKQQIVCKNFDRETYSCDVDKLDFWQRTGLKGATIHKEDGDEIYFMSSVYAPAELKAPIEFRWYYKEPSTNKFKLTDKITSSRMIIRGGRDQGYRSYSKKKNIPSGIYRVETAYKDGAVIGSENFEVLEGLPKLGFVRDSLH
- a CDS encoding GH36-type glycosyl hydrolase domain-containing protein, encoding MATKTVKKSAAKKAPAKKPAKAAAPKYGYFDDAAKEYVLTTPATPIKWCNYVGTLNFGGIVDTTGGTLVCKGDPALNRITKYIAQMPCSDFKASTIYIRIKDGKNYKIFSPFYVPTLVKLDKWECHVGLSYMRWIAEVYGLRVQVTIFVPTGSNTLLQDIQVTNIAGGSKEVDIIPVYEFSHFEAEKQLTNADWVPQTMTLKGHWEKDGHVVLEQYAYMKRDYAVNYVTADCKVGSFDGDRRVFLGQNEMGSWANPLSLQNKELANSECDRGDNIAALMIHAGKIAAKKTFRTCTQLGQEQSLKVAAKAIKKYRDLKNVDKAFEELAKFWENYLSTIQVNTPDAAFNSMVNVHNPRQCHTTKNWSRYLSLYQLGYGTSRGIGYRDSSQDLMGVMSHMPEEALVLTKNLLSVQRPEGNAMHQYAPLALEEDNGNEANAGDSREKKGVLDENGNPAYADWYGDDHLWIVLTVANYLRETGKMELLDEEIPFYEAGKKRAQREKGTVLEHLKRSVKFSREHLGKHGLPLLGFADWNDCMNLPLGAESTFNTALYAKALLEMMGIEEALGDKEAVEMYKGWYEDVKKAFNDSAWDGKWWTRWFDKDGNGYGVSSAKYGKIYCNGQSWPVISGIAFGDRAVQGMDSLNKLLNTKYGVKSSTPGYRGFEPAVGGISTYPPGAKENGGIFLHTNPWVMIAETILGRGDKAFEYYCQINPASKNGILDIFESEPYCYPQNILGDEHKQFGMGRNAWLSGTSSWTYQAATQFIIGIRASFDGLVVDPCIPSAWAGFEATRKFRGATYQITVKNPNHVCKGVAKMVVDGQEIDSNVAPVFTKGVHKVEVTLG
- a CDS encoding proline--tRNA ligase, whose amino-acid sequence is MKLSKYFYVTLRETPSDATMPSHIFLMRGGYIKPVSTGIYSMMPMGFRVIQKIVNIIREEMNKIGGIEVDLPVVQTAELWSESGRYQAIGEELLRFKDRNNHNMVLAMTHEEAMTDLVRYVLNSYKQLPVMLYQFKTKYRDEARARGGLIRVREFLMKDAYSFHTSQEDLDRHYQEEYDAYLRIYRRVGIEPVVVQSDTGIMGGKVAHEFMLDTPNGEDYLILCKKCGYQANREIAKFQRVPFKGNENAALEKVATPNSESIEEITKFLNVPAESTAKCVFFDFEGKLITVVVPGNLDVSEIKLHNLLKAKELYPAEDSLIKACGMVPGFASPINAHDTRIIVDEAIADSFDLVTGANEEGYHFKHCNPKRDFPKFEVADIAEASEVCKCPCCGELLTETRGIEMGNIFKLGTKFSESMGAKFLTAEKTTAPAIMGCYGIGVGRLMASVVENSHDDFGPIWPKSIAPFQVEIVPIGKEAELVELAEKFEKELEAAGIDVLVDDRDERPGVKFKDADLWGSPVRIAIGKKGLVNGEVEWKFRNEKQFTMVKVEDVVAKAKEFFAE
- a CDS encoding AgmX/PglI C-terminal domain-containing protein, translating into MASFFRNYLVKFALMAAIALWAGCSEADKNAEKSTEQENTVFEFPVDSKYVTLKIPFRPIQFQDSLFDANGVSIQVFKDYSVESSLVYNDDVEKIAQIIHKESKSIYEIFDSFYKKETCHELYEVSLSLKVSLGTNGVVDKVKKSSSLYADQNFTNKIIEYVKQINFQDVGRNNILLSINFCRPFIDANDFNALLHDLQWKEYSIRKTNGAVSAPTSDEMKSAGGDEHDKDSILKVIRQRTPGLRHIYNKHLRKNRAKACLKNNQDNSKPDFNGMIVFKLNINDDGSVQKAEIQSSNTGNKDFDDEVKRALSHWKFLKMNSSEVVTFPLVFFENTTPYKKPTYPEIRI
- a CDS encoding PadR family transcriptional regulator, translated to MNRYDLVLLGLILEHERSGYDIITEIRDRELDRWAKISTSTVYNRLITLEKNECIVGHSERDGNRPERMVFNITDKGREVLRKEVLKHLTGFNDDPRTLGFAFLFGADNKEVIRTLEVHERRLVQEIENLEKMIAEEPRPTLYPEGPFLNCMSRDHILVELKYVRAAIGILRDPVRSQKLGGYFYINFGSREFEKFNE
- a CDS encoding PAS domain-containing protein — protein: MMNSIDWSVGWCYVCTVLLLLLIVTILLLLDYWKRQRLYTLFAGNLGEFIVVLSDKFEFISSLPQFMSDPLFDNLSKDRLFRDILPPKDWARLKLYFDDIDKHPEMPFMFSYKRDDGTMLWFEMRCKHQRLSMDESRYICLIKNISNTVENQHRLDEAETKLKSLLRNTGDFLWKFDFESRQLYLLTPMMDDDYRDVPRSGGVVDIETLMPADDFKLLERVMNECMMKAGGEAAYDDKGHLLDEQSQLNRLANENARFGTLKIRCWNSEKNLVWYDFRGHLAPDDEDRIVMMGSARRVETSPEIPFLMKSGVEESLINSLFNFPNIGIFWVDRNFTILGCNNAFATDGGFASTDEIVNKSLKDVLSGKFLPYYESMIKDIFDNGSSKSWKGKFDDSDWICTINVVPMLKSLLKSGYTVSRVLCVYMRISG
- a CDS encoding nucleotidyltransferase family protein; this encodes MPSDMLLTLLRSALTGVEPECSCSPDEWAEVYASAVKQCVVGLAYQGVCRLPASKCPPRAILMRWARNAEAIKGHNQLLNDISARLTATFAAEVFCSAILKGPANARLYPYRLARQCGDIDIWVEGGRQKVIDLLQRLGLFKVPPKISWFDYKAYRESLRENISVSTPHHIHLKQTIDGIMIEVHFKPSSGIFNPIANKRLQRFLEQEIEKSEKVAEGFCVPSVKFALVMQLSHIQHHFFTDGIGLKQLVDYYVLLQQASDDERADVSALLPRFGMYRTAAALMGLLKNIFGLEKQKMLCTPNYKSGERFLRDVLNGGVFGCVAERKKHGFLMEWISYMFLPFQLFWLDPIEVFWSVVAKWIGFLRSISIRLRARKLVVRTLLQKDKAVA
- a CDS encoding nucleotidyltransferase family protein, with translation MSEIQLSPKIKMLFSLLRSALTGTECEGSCSPKEWAKVYALAAQQCVVGLAYRGISFLPAANRPSLELLLQWASEAETIQGHNRLLNEGAARLTKMFAAKGFRSAILKGPANARLYPDPFARQCGDIDIWVEGGQQKVADLLQSMGLYKSFPKISWYDYKAYRKELHELCQRLSWHHIHLHQKIDGVSVEVHFRPSSAINNPVANRRLQRFLEQEIKTTEFVAEGFYVPSLKFALVMQLAHILHHFVTSGIGLKQLIDYYVLLQNVSEKDRIEVSSMLHRFGLSRTASAVMWVLEYIFKLDPQKMLCEPNCKLGTVLLQEIFKGGAFGSYAPRQKRRAFFKWFARMHRPLQLFMFDPVEVFWSFIHNWIEFVRLIPVRLKARKLSLKGYWS